AACTCTTAAAAGGAAATGAATACTGCAGGAAGGTGTCAAAGCAGACTATAAATCAAAATGTATATTATATAAACTGATGACCGAACCTAATCGAGACTCACTTCCTCTTTTAATGGTCTGCATCAGGGCTCCATttcatgtaagcacaaaaaacttgctaagcacagacaagtactgggcccaatttcgaagagctgcttaagcaaaaaaatttgcttaagcaaaataatctttgctttgtaaaatcaaattagcggctaagactccactcaattgttatgctaagtaaacaacagctaaatattagtcacaagcaatgtacatggcatgaaatttttgccagtaacatgtgtaaaaaaggcaagctattttcgtgcttaagcaaattttttgcttaaaggaacacgttgccttggatcggacgagttggtcaaaacaaaagcgtttgtaaccgttttttataaaatgcatatggttggaaagatgttttaaaagtagaatacaatgatccacacaagtttgcctcgaagttgcgtggttttccttctactgtgcgaactaacatggtcggcgatttatgggagtcaaaatgttgacacccatgaatggccgacgtgttagtcgacgaggtaaaaggaaaaccacgcaatttcgaggcatgtttgtgtggatcattgtattctacttttacaacatctttctacccatatgcattttataaaaaacggttacaaacgcttttcaaagaccaactcgaccgatccaaggcaacgtgttcctttaagcagctctatgaaattgggccctgctcagggtactttttgtaggacacaaaacacaatgtccacagatttacattaaactcacacagtttgaagataatgatggtagaaagattcccttaaaatatgacttgccgaggtactgtagtttttttgaacaatgagtaaaacaagtcaggaaaattattttgtaaaacgtattttcgtgacgtTGTTAaaattactcatttctcaaaaactacagcaactcatcaagtaatattttaagggaagccttctcgtatcattatcttcaaactgtgtaagtttaatgtaaatctgaggacattgtgttttgtgttagaaaaagtacCCCCAACCTttaacagaaataggttaccagctaaagttAAATCGTTGTTTTAACTGGTGCCacactaaatttttgcttagcaaagaaatttgtcaagcagtatttcctctgcttaacagctttatgaaattggcccctggagtATAAAGCAGAGAGGTTTCGCTTAATAGCAAAAAAACTTCtcaagcagcattttctgcttaacatttttatgaaattggccccttgaGTAAGCGGAGAGGTTATTATTGGCAACCGACATTGGTCACTACGGCAACAAGCATTTTCAAGATGGGTCTAATTGATTATTGCTATTGCCATCCTTTGTATGTGTTACTACTGTGCAGTGCATGTATGAATAAAAAATTGACCTACTTGACACGGTCACGATACTGTTTGTGAATAGTAATCAAGCATGCTATTTGGGTCTTAGCAAAcaagtaggaatattttatcGAGTACATGTACAAGGAATGGCCTATACACAACAGGGTTTTTAAAAAGTCCTTTCAGGCAATTcaatcacaatttttctgattttttttcaagagtaaagaaataagggaatcaatgtgtggtgaagaggttttcaattaGTGGTTTTAACCAACGAGGCCTGgatcttgataattttaccgagacgaagtcgaaaTAAATACTCTTACAAGTTCTATGGTTTTGAGTATCTTGTAACCCAAAAACAATTTATGCATACTATCCTTTTTCAGATTTCTGACGGTTGGTTGGTGTCCATTCGCGAATGGCTATGCCAAGAGATGCGGTTGGTGTCCGCTGTCACTTCGCTAAATTGGATGGATTCAACATTCTGGTGAACGGTGACACATTTTGCAATTTTCTCAATAAATACTTTATTAAGCTGAAACATTTACTGAATTTTCTGAATAATTAATTTTGCCTGTAAGGCATGCAGCATGATGTCAACAAGaaatgaccctacctttaaaaaaaaaaaactaaatttttgACAAGCATCTTCTCCACTTGTTTATATGACAATCTATCTGACCGAATCATCATCACAGCATGCACTCTTGTCACAGTTTGGCTGTTGCATGCACTGTTGATCGTtagaatgaagaagaaaaaaagctaaatttgaaaaattagacCAATGTATACatcaagacaaaaaaacaaccacTTTTTCACCTCTCTGATTGACGCATCTTCTCCTTGAATACATTTGCCGGTGGAGCTCGTCGATAAGGAGGAAGATTCAATGAGCGGAGTCACATCTTTGCTTTGGAATTCCCTTCCTCCATGGGATTCCTCAGCAATTTCTTCAGCATCCACAGTCTTGTCAAGACCGCGTTGCGTCACCTTATCGCATTTGATATCATCATTGTTATTCAACCTCAACGCATCCACCTTCGTCTTCACCACCTGAACACAAGACTCCTCTATGCATATTTCCCATCCTTTGGATTTTGGAGACTTGACCtgctgacctttgacctttggaTTTGGCGCAAAAGTAAAGGACAGTTCCAATTTATTGGAGTACATACATGCAGTAGAACGGTTGCTATAATCATCACACGCTGCTGGCAGAGGCAGTGGTCCAGGAGGCACTCGGTCTCTTACAATTCCCtcccgatgcttgatttcattcCGTGTTATTAACTCATAATTAGTGATTTGATGAGATACTGCATTCCTGCTTATGGAAGAAGTGCCGTTAAGGTCACAATGCCGAGAGGCGTGGTGCCCCTCTACTCTCCCCTCATCAGCACCTGCCTCCATCAGTTTATAATTACTCCCCGACGTCGTCGATGACGCTTGCTTCCTTTTGTCGCCGTGGGCAGTTTTTAAAAAGGCAGAATACCACAGATCAATCGGAGCGTGGCGATTGTCCCAGAGAAAGACGAAGAAGTAGAATACGACGATCCAGAGGAGGGCACATGTTAGCACGGACGCTCTCCACATACCATGCAAGATGGTTTCTAGCGATTTGAGTGTTGCTGGCGCTGCGGCTGGCGGCATCGACGAGGGAGAGGGTGGGCTCATTATGAGATGGTGATCAGCGAAGCTTGACTGCTGATGCATATAAGCCgttctctccctctctctctctccgtcTCCTTCTCTCTCTTGAGATATAGGGCCTTGTGATGTCGCTGGCAAGTCTCCGAGGATCAATCAAAAATATAGTCTGAGATTACTCAGTCTTGGGATGCTTGTTGATGATGGATGAATAAAACAAGATTCAATCGAAATAAATGAGACATTTCAAAAGGAAAACTAATTATTCACATCTGCTAATCAATCCCACTAAATTTTTGCCTGTGGATACTGAAAACTATCGCATTAATCGTTATTAATTTGGTCCGAACAAGTAGCATGAATAAAGGAACACACTATATTCTCCAGCCTACACTAGctattttcttcaaaatgttcatTGTTCAATAACTCCATCTGTGAAATTTGTCAAGTCCAGCTGTATCTGCACCACAGTCAGACTGAATCATGTTTTCAGATTACATTATCACGGTAAACCCAAACATCTAGTCTCTATCTAAGCTACGCTAGCCTTTTATCTACTTTCCAAGAAAGTTTACAAGCAAAAAAAATCCTACATTAAGCCCTATATACCCAAGCAGAAATATTGCCGAAACTACAGAGGTCACTTCTACCCAACCACAGGCACTTAGGTTTCACTTTCGAGATTTCAACAGCTGAATTCCAATTCCACAAAGGGGCTGATTGAAAAGACTTGAAGGCGAGCCAAATATTTCAGGTCAGAGTGGAGTTTGAGAAATCATAACAAACGATTCGGTTTGGAAGCACTTACAtggttgtacaatgtacatgaactGAACACAAAACTTATGTGTTTTGTTATGTTTGTAATGAGTGTCAGTTCCTAGTTTTCACAAAACAAAGTCTTCTGAGTTTGCTTACAACATATCAATCAATAATAGAGCACCTTTTCCATAAGTTGCAGAAGGCTAGAAGGTGTCAAACACAGATATTATAACAAATCTAAAACAAAGAtggaccaaaataaaaaatccctGTTGAGGAAATAAGTGGGTCTTCAGCAGTTTCTTGaatgattttaaaaactgaGTTTGCTTTTCTGCAAGTGAAATCAACAGCCTATAGTATGCACTTCTAAACCAACGCTAACTCTGACAATCACAAAACCTACATCATTCAATATCAAGCATGGAATAGGGAGgccttggcctctgttgcccctggttctggccttggtgcccctccaaAAGTTTCCCTTGGACTTTAAGATActcccaatggaagtgcccgtTGCAAACAAAAAAGGCAGTCCCCTCTCAATAATGAAATTCTAGGCCAGCAATAGCAATCACAACCTACGTATGCACACTAAATCAAAAATAACTCTGACAactaaaaaacttaaaaacctGGAAAATCACAGAAGCTGTTAAAGCATTGGCCTCTTTTGTCCCTGGtcatagccttggtgccccttcaaaagtgtcccatagactttcagattttcCCAATGGAAGAGCTACTATTAAGATTACAAAATCAAATCACATAACAAATCAAAACCTCTACCAATCAATGATATAACTGATGCAACTACAAAACCCCGAAAGTAAATAAAGACGATACAATAAGAAATAATGTTGAATGATGTTGGCCTTTGCTAAACATTAAAACTTCTTGAACAGACCGGGGTATAGGTCAGCTGAAATCACTCCTAGTCAAAGGCTGACTAGAATATATCAA
This Asterias amurensis chromosome 21, ASM3211899v1 DNA region includes the following protein-coding sequences:
- the LOC139953029 gene encoding uncharacterized protein; the encoded protein is MHQQSSFADHHLIMSPPSPSSMPPAAAPATLKSLETILHGMWRASVLTCALLWIVVFYFFVFLWDNRHAPIDLWYSAFLKTAHGDKRKQASSTTSGSNYKLMEAGADEGRVEGHHASRHCDLNGTSSISRNAVSHQITNYELITRNEIKHREGIVRDRVPPGPLPLPAACDDYSNRSTACMYSNKLELSFTFAPNPKVKGQQVKSPKSKGWEICIEESCVQVVKTKVDALRLNNNDDIKCDKVTQRGLDKTVDAEEIAEESHGGREFQSKDVTPLIESSSLSTSSTGKCIQGEDASIRENVESIQFSEVTADTNRISWHSHSRMDTNQPSEI